TGATCGTATGACTCAAATTTGTCAGAGAATACGCAACCCAATGTTGTAACGCTTTACAGAATGCATCACTcccctaaaagaaaaatgtatttgtggttagttgctgcaaagggaaaaaaaaagggaagttatttcctgaaaaagaaaagttagtttagttctaagttcctattcaatgtatccttgtggtaaCCAGGAGATGGTCAAAAGGTTTATGATGGGCTGGGCTTGTGGGTAATGTCACGTTGTTACATATGGCAGGTTTATACTATCCAAATAAATTCTATATTCTATATCCTGATTTATCTAACTTGTTCTCAATTTAGAGTCCCGGGGGCGGGTATGTTGTAATTACCGGGACGATTAAGTAAAGCTTTTGGGCAAGCGCGACGTGCCAGTAGTAAAGATGGCGTTTGTAGCAGCACTCGGGAATATCCATAGAAAGTGTGACGCCCTCAGGACGCTTTCCAGCTGTTCCTTCACGCTGGTGCGTGTGACGTCCCGTCTGGTTTCACATGCTTTGCGGCACTGAAGCCGTCCAGGGAGGAACCACGTAACAGTGTAACGAAAGAGATCTGTTTAAGCTCGTAGCCTGGGCATGGTTATTTCATAAAACTAGTGTAAATCTCTCCCGTCACTAACTACAGGTTGATAATAACATGCATAAATATTGCACCGCTCCAAACTGCAACAACAGTGCGGGACAAACGGGTTCTGACAAGAAAATCAGTTTTTACAAGTAAGTCTCGACCGTGTGTATGTTTTTCTAGTGCGCATACAGTGTACAACCGCTGACTGTGTGCGTAGACTTAGGGGAAAAAACAAGTCGTCATGGTAAGTGAAATTAAAGACCACGATTGCGTGGGACATTTCCACAGGAGTGAGATTGAAATATTTAAGTTTGCATTTGTAAGTTTTTAGAAGGACGGTATTCAGGCGTGCGTcattattaacacacacacacacacacacacggcttcTCTGTAAACCagagtttgtttttcttcatgtcGTTGGTCAGTTGTATAACTCTCACATTTCCACATTTTCTCCACGTTAAGTAATATCATCGTTAATGACCACATTCTTTGAGGTGTCACGACGAATTGTGACTGACAGAACTCGATTATAAACCTGCCATTAGTGGTAGACAAACATTTCCATAGCAGACACTACCTAAAAATGATAGTCACAGTTGGCATAGAAAATTCCATTGCAACCCTATGAAAGCCTAGCGATACCAAAATACAAAGCCCTCCCCGTTCTCCAAGTGCAACCGGCAAGACTTGAAGGGCAGGTTAGATTTTCGATGGTCCTCATATTTGAACTGTTAATAACTGCACTTGCTCGATgttttgaataaacaaaacatataattGCATTCtgatccaaaaataaaataaaactccaaACAACTCCAGTAATTTCTACAAAttgttacttgtttatttatttttatttatttaacacattttcattcatgtacagtattataaaaataaataaatatatgagcTGCAAGAATTATTAAAGCCACTTTGCTCTCATGGTTTTTAATGTCGCAGAAGCCCTTGATTGAATTATTTTCTTGTAGTGAAGGTTTGTTACAGGTAGTTTTTCGTGGCCTTTAAAGGTATCCACTGCATGAGCCAGATCGCCTGAAGAGATGGCTGACCAACATGAAGAGGGAGAGCTGGACCCCCTCCAAGCACCAGCACCTCTGTAATGAACACTTCACCCCGAGCTGCTTCGACCAACGCTGGGGCATCCGGTACCTGACCAGCGATGCCGTGCCCACTGTCTTTGACGTGTCTGATTGCCACGCGGTAAGACAGGAATTGCGTGCTTGTTATTCAGAccgttaaaaacacatttgagagcgacttgagtatcacaaggaggaaacgGACAATTTTGTtgagcagatccaacctgtctGTAAATTTGAAACCCAGTTCTGTGCACCACCTCGTTGCAAAGATAAGAAAGTGAGCATTATTTCATTTCTGGGACGCATGTGCTTTGTGCCTTCAGTTGTCAGCTTATTGTTTGTAAGCTGTTTCAAGGATGGAagtaagacttttttttaagGAAGTTTTTAAAGCATGTTGCAAAGTAGTTTTGATCCGTTTCTGGATTTACTATGGTGGTAACCTTTAAGgtcgtttttaatttaatggtttaattgtggtgtgtgtgtgtgaagcactttAAGATCTTTGTGATTTAAAGGCTGTGTAGAAGTGTTGTTGATTATTTCTGTAGTGGCATGGGGTGTGCATTTCTGACATgcgtaattgttttttttttttgttttagtttttcccCCAGAAAAGGAAATCAAGTTGCGTGCAACGACCGAGCAACCCGGACAAAAGGCCAAAAACATCCAGCAAGACCGAGTCCCCAGTGGTCTCTGCGGTAAAGACAGCTCTCGTTCCCAGGCATTTGGAAGCGAACAAGCCCAACACTGTGCAAGTTTACACTATGGGGATAGACCACAGCATGTCTGCTCAGCCTGTGCTGGTGGAGGCTGTCCGTTTAGCTCAGTGCCTCCCTTCAGGTTGTGTGCCATTAGCTGTGCGACAAGAAGGGGAACCCTTGACGCTTTTTCAAAGACTGCCCATATTGAGCAGCCAAGTGGATTCTGACCAATCGGAGACAGTAATCATTTCAGAACCTTCCCTCCCTGACGCTGACAGTTCGGCAGAGGTCACAGAAGTTTCCGGTTTCCTCCCGGAGATGCAAGAAGTGATTCTAAGCTCGGAAGGGCCCTGCACGGCGCCCCCTGCAATTCAGGGTGAGCCTCTCGTCATTGAAAATGTGTCCATCGATACCGTAGTGGAGCCGTCTCCCAGTCTCCCAGAAGAGGAGGGGTCCGCCCTGAAGGTTATTGCCTACTTCGAGACCATTCCCAACACCACCATTGTTGCATCTCGGCTGCCCTGCTACCCAACCCCCAGCCCCACAGCCCTGAACACTGTGCTATCATCCACGCTGACCCTCCCGATCGTCTCCACCCTGCCTATCGTGTCCAATCAGAGCACGCCTCCACGCTCCCTGGTGATGACTGTGGAGAAAGGGGATGGCTGTGACATGGAGGACACGCCCACTGGGAGGCGGCTGGAAGAACACAGGTCTGAGAGCTTGATGTCTGATTGGCTCTCGGCTACCGGGAGTTATTTTAAGTCAATTTTATTAGAGCTAGCAAGCAGACCTGGGATCAGCTACAATTGTAATTATGCAATTTGAAATTCATTGCAATTGCAACATAATTGTAATTGTAGTTGGCATGtctgtttaattgtaattgtaccGTATAATTGATCAATTGCAGTTCAATTACAGTCCTTTTCAAGCTTCATCCTTGGCAGCTCCACGGGCGATCTTTATTCAAGTAACATgcaagttgattttttttttttttaactactctTTTTAATTCTTCGTTCACTCCTTATTTGTATCCGCTTTTCATTCCCCAGGTATCACAAGAACACCCAGAGGACAGAGCAGCTGGAGGCTGTCATTGTGGGACTCCAGAAGAAAGTGAAGATCTTGCGGCAGTGCCATCGCAGGCACTTGGAGAAACTAATTGCCATGGACACCTTGGTCCAGCAACTCAAGAAGGAGAACCTTGTGTCTGAGGAGAAACTCAGGCTGCTAGAGATGGTGAGTCTACTAGTTCCCTTTTTTTAGTTCCAGTTCCATTTCCTTGTTAGGCAATTCCAAATTCCAACTCCCATTCTGTTTTAATCAGTTCTATTACAGCAAAAGTGCACTTTTTAATTCCTGCCCTGAATCAAATAAGAACAAAACGTAAAAAGAGTTTGGCAACAAGACAGGGACATTCGGCCCATTGAGGCGCGTCCCTTGACATCACTTTCACCTACTGGGTGGGATATggtcttattttaaatgtttctagtGTTTTTAGATCCTACTGCTTCACGTGGTGGgctatgcatttatatttatatagggCTATGCAAAATGTGATcctgccttctgttctaaacttacttttagtAATGCTTGCAGTTATGCATTGTGTTCTTGTCTATGCTAAGTTGGAAGTAGTGTCTGGGGTTAactttatgattttaaagacttcagtcaagacCCCACTtcgtttttttttagtttttttttctaggctgaagagatgtagttattttaacctgtcctcatagctcaaGGGATCAGCCTCGTTGTCCGTTCCTCTGTACCTGCACGAGTGCAGTGACATCTTTTTTTGCACCGAGGCGACCACAAACGCTGATGCTTCGGTCTTTACCCCGTCAGGCCTACCTTCAGACGAGCGCTGTGAAGTCGGAACCGGGAGAGGCGGTGGCGATTGTCTGTGAGAAGGACAGCGACACATACCTGTACTCTGTCCAGCGGTCCGGAGAAAACCAGCAGGGTCCGATCAAGGTTTCCGGAGAGCAGTAACGCACCAGAGCGACCAGTTGACGGAGAATAAcgaaaacaaaaaaggacattGTTTTTTTGGGATCGTGTTtccattaaaaagcaaaaaaatggcAATGGGTATCACTTGAAATCAATATAGCAGATGAGGGCCGGCCCGAATAGGAAAAGGGTTTaagaataagtaaataaaaaaaaaaaaaaaacacagatggagTGGTTCCACATGCTGTTGGCTGCTGCATAACATCATAAAGTTTATTTTGGGGTGTGTTTAGTAAAATTGTTATAAGGGAATGCAAAAACATTTATCAACTTATAgaagcaaaatgttttcattatttattttggcactggattattattattattatttattattattattattatttaacttatGAGCACATAAGAGATTCTGTTGGTCAAAAGTTTGAATTGTGGGTTACTAACTGGAAGTGTGTTGTTGCCTAGCAACACATATTTGAACAAATAGATGTTAGGAAGCTGAAAtatacaaaatagaaaacaagatatttttaggtaaataatttaatttaggtCGTTTTTTGGGGGGTGGAGGGGCGTGATAACCAGGGTTGGgtctttttaatcaattccaacacattgatcaaaattgcaagtAGCAGCGTTCTATAAAAATGAGCTCCTCACTGCggcaacaatacaaaaaaaaaaaaaaaaaaaattggttagtTAATTAATTGCCTTCAAATGAATGCgactgtaaaatataaattgaagaaattggaattgggaattgattttgaaaaggtAATGGAATAGAAACTGAAAACCAGGAATTGCCCCTGCTGATAACAGTAGAAATGTACATAACTGTATGCACTCGGGGTAAAAAGGGTTAGGCTAATTATCTTTGTTATTAATTGCCATTTTGTGGGTTTCCTGGAAGAGGTGTTCATATTGTTTTGTCAGTGTTTTCAGTGCAGCTTCTCAATCGCCACTGAAGCCACAGGAACAAATGTTAAGGCACAGACCTTCAGCCAGTGTTGTAGAACACACCTCCTGTCAgcagaaaatattaaaaagagtCTATGCAACTGCATTGTCgtcctttctttctttaatttctttctttctttttttattgctgccGCTGTTGCGATTTCCAATTCCAAACGCTGTTTAgagttttgatttgtattttaatacagctTAAATCTTTTCAAGGCTCCAGTAAGACTTAACCTTTTTTGCTTTCCAACGTCATTGGTTTGGTGTCAAGCCATAAAGAAAGAATCATTTAATGTTAACCCTTGCATAGCCAGAAGTTGGCCCTTCCGCTCTCTGGTCTTTGTGCAAAAACTGTTTGATTTAACAGGCTGAATCTGCATCTGGGTGCGCTTTGATTGGAAATAACcattaaataacacagaaaaTTAAAATTACTTCTGCTCAGTTGAATTGGTTTATTATTAACGaaggttgtttattattattaattaattatttatttattttaaagcttaatACTAATTTAGCTGCTGAAACTGTACGTTGTGCACACCTGTAACATAACAAAAGAGGGCGCTGGCAACACGTCAGATCAAAAAATGAAGAACTGCCGTAAGAATCAGGGAATTCCAATAGTATTATGTTATTATAATATCTTTCTTTAAGTGCAAATTGCGTACATTGCGCATCCTTTACAGgtgttaattatatttaataattgtattatctATTTGCATATGTGCAACATAATAAGATATTGATTCACATCAGCAACGGGACATTAGAAAGCATAGCATTCAATCGTCCCGCCCCCCTCTAATATTTATTGGATGTTGCAGATTCGCTTTCGGGTCAGATTGTCCAACCAAGCAGATGCCAGAAAGTCTTGATTTGACTGCGCTGATTTTATTGGCTGCCCCGTCGGGCGATGCTGCCAGAATCACCCAACCAGCAGAGCGGCGTGTGTTTGAAACTCTTTGGGTCGGGTTCCGAAGCGAAGGCGTCCTCCTCCGGCGTGCGTAAAAAGTTGTTCCGTTAGCCGGGAGGGGGGTCGGTTTTACGTGCCGAagtgcaaagcaaagcaaagcaaagcaaagcaaagcaagtgTCCCGAAttaaagtaataacaataataaagaatattttaCTAACGCAGAAGTAAAACGGGCACAAAGGAAAAGGACACACAAGGGATTTTAAGTACACACTGAAAACAATTCTGATTTaacaaatttcagtttttttgggggaaacttttttttttttttttttttaatcctattaACAATTGCTTTTGGAGTTTGCTGTACTTCATTGCCATGGCGGAGGGAGTATTGGGCGGTTTTAATAACT
This is a stretch of genomic DNA from Polyodon spathula isolate WHYD16114869_AA chromosome 40, ASM1765450v1, whole genome shotgun sequence. It encodes these proteins:
- the LOC121304986 gene encoding THAP domain-containing protein 5-like — protein: MHKYCTAPNCNNSAGQTGSDKKISFYKYPLHEPDRLKRWLTNMKRESWTPSKHQHLCNEHFTPSCFDQRWGIRYLTSDAVPTVFDVSDCHAFFPQKRKSSCVQRPSNPDKRPKTSSKTESPVVSAVKTALVPRHLEANKPNTVQVYTMGIDHSMSAQPVLVEAVRLAQCLPSGCVPLAVRQEGEPLTLFQRLPILSSQVDSDQSETVIISEPSLPDADSSAEVTEVSGFLPEMQEVILSSEGPCTAPPAIQGEPLVIENVSIDTVVEPSPSLPEEEGSALKVIAYFETIPNTTIVASRLPCYPTPSPTALNTVLSSTLTLPIVSTLPIVSNQSTPPRSLVMTVEKGDGCDMEDTPTGRRLEEHRYHKNTQRTEQLEAVIVGLQKKVKILRQCHRRHLEKLIAMDTLVQQLKKENLVSEEKLRLLEMAYLQTSAVKSEPGEAVAIVCEKDSDTYLYSVQRSGENQQGPIKVSGEQ